Proteins from a single region of Gammaproteobacteria bacterium:
- the cobA gene encoding uroporphyrinogen-III C-methyltransferase, translating into MDFLPVFLQIRDRDCLVVGGGEVAARKAGLLRRAGGRVTVIAPGLCPELADQAARGGIAHRAAEFQSTDVHAFALVVAATDDKAVNAAVSAAARSHNIPLNVVDTPELCTFIFPSIVDRSPVLVAVSTGGASPVLARLLRARLETMIPAGYGRLAEVMKGFRARVGQRFGSSMERRRFWERVLHGPASEMVFAGRERAAIELIEQALSADDDGALVRGEVYLIGAGPGDPDLLTFRALRLMQQADVVLYDRLVSPQILDMVRREAERIYVGKKRDYHAVRQEEINRILVDLARQGKKVVRLKGGDPFVFGRGGEEIASLAEQGIPFQIVPGITAANGCAAYAGIPLTHRDYAQSVIFVTGHTRDNTVRLDWNSLIQPQQTLVIYMGLTGLDAICRELITHGMMPAMPAALIEQGTTQRQRVITATLENLPGIVAREDVHAPTLLIVGEVVRLHETLAWFRPD; encoded by the coding sequence GTGGACTTCCTCCCGGTCTTCCTGCAGATCCGCGACCGCGATTGTCTGGTGGTCGGAGGCGGTGAGGTCGCGGCGCGCAAGGCCGGCCTGCTCCGCCGCGCCGGCGGGCGCGTCACGGTGATCGCGCCCGGGCTTTGTCCCGAACTTGCGGATCAGGCGGCGCGTGGCGGGATCGCGCACCGCGCGGCAGAGTTTCAGTCCACGGACGTGCATGCCTTCGCCCTGGTCGTGGCGGCAACCGATGACAAGGCGGTGAATGCCGCGGTCTCCGCCGCAGCGCGGTCGCACAACATCCCGCTCAACGTGGTTGATACCCCGGAGTTATGCACGTTCATCTTTCCCTCCATCGTGGATCGTTCGCCGGTGCTGGTTGCGGTCTCCACCGGCGGCGCCTCACCGGTGCTGGCGCGACTGCTGAGGGCCAGGCTGGAGACGATGATACCCGCCGGCTACGGCCGGCTGGCCGAGGTCATGAAGGGTTTCCGCGCGCGCGTCGGCCAGCGCTTCGGCAGCTCCATGGAGCGTCGCCGCTTCTGGGAGCGCGTCCTGCACGGACCCGCGAGCGAGATGGTCTTCGCCGGACGTGAACGGGCAGCCATCGAGTTGATCGAGCAGGCGCTGAGCGCAGACGATGATGGTGCCCTGGTGCGCGGCGAGGTCTACCTGATCGGCGCCGGCCCAGGCGATCCTGACCTGCTGACGTTCAGGGCCTTGCGCCTGATGCAGCAGGCGGATGTAGTGCTGTACGACCGGCTGGTCAGCCCGCAGATCCTGGATATGGTGCGGCGCGAGGCAGAGCGCATCTACGTCGGCAAGAAGCGCGACTATCACGCGGTCAGGCAGGAGGAGATCAACCGCATCCTGGTCGATCTCGCACGGCAGGGCAAGAAGGTAGTCCGCCTGAAGGGTGGCGATCCTTTCGTCTTCGGGCGCGGCGGCGAGGAGATCGCAAGCCTCGCCGAGCAGGGAATTCCATTCCAGATCGTCCCCGGGATCACCGCTGCCAACGGCTGTGCCGCCTACGCGGGCATTCCGCTCACTCATCGCGATTATGCCCAGTCGGTGATATTCGTGACCGGACACACCCGCGACAATACGGTCAGGCTTGACTGGAACAGCCTGATCCAGCCGCAACAGACCCTGGTGATCTACATGGGGCTGACCGGGCTCGACGCGATCTGCCGTGAGCTGATCACGCATGGCATGATGCCCGCGATGCCCGCAGCCTTGATAGAACAGGGAACGACGCA
- the serS gene encoding serine--tRNA ligase translates to MLDPYLIRSDIDAIARKLARRGVTLPTDRLAELENARKTTQVRTQELQQERNARSKAIGMAKGKGEDAAPLMAEMGALGDQLQEAERRLEGIQAELNEVLLGIPNIPHDSVPDGADETHNLEVRRWGEPPAFDFTPRDHVDIGAQLGLLDLEAAARIAAARFMTLSGPLARLHRALIQFMLDLHTAEHGYREVYVPYLVNADSLTGTGQLPKFEQDLFKVQRLETGDQTTSGEMRGAGRPVDRSLYLIPTAEVPVTNLARGVILEEDDLPRKYVCHTPCFRSEAGSYGKDTRGLIRQHQFEKVELVQLVRPEDSYEALEHLTAHAETVLKRLGLPFRTVALCTGDMGFSAAKTYDIEVWLPGQQRYREISSCSNFEDFQARRLQARWRRPQARKPELIHTLNGSGLAVGRTLVAIMENFQDGAGRIHVPAVLHPYMGGVTVIG, encoded by the coding sequence ATGCTAGATCCCTATCTGATTCGCAGCGATATCGATGCAATCGCGCGCAAGCTTGCCCGCCGTGGCGTTACGCTGCCGACGGACAGGCTGGCCGAACTCGAGAACGCCCGCAAGACGACGCAGGTGCGTACGCAGGAATTGCAGCAGGAGCGCAACGCCCGCTCGAAGGCCATCGGCATGGCCAAGGGGAAGGGAGAGGATGCCGCGCCACTCATGGCGGAGATGGGTGCGCTGGGAGATCAGTTACAGGAAGCAGAGCGCCGCCTGGAAGGAATTCAGGCCGAACTCAACGAGGTCTTGCTCGGGATTCCCAATATTCCCCACGACAGCGTGCCGGACGGCGCGGATGAGACGCACAATCTCGAGGTGCGCCGCTGGGGCGAGCCCCCGGCCTTCGACTTCACGCCGCGCGATCATGTCGATATCGGCGCACAACTCGGCCTGCTCGATCTCGAGGCGGCGGCCAGGATCGCCGCGGCGCGTTTCATGACCCTGTCCGGGCCGCTCGCCCGGCTGCACCGCGCGCTGATACAGTTCATGCTCGACCTGCACACGGCGGAACACGGGTATCGGGAGGTATACGTCCCCTATCTGGTCAATGCCGACAGTCTGACCGGCACCGGGCAATTACCGAAATTCGAACAGGATCTGTTCAAGGTACAGCGGCTGGAGACCGGTGACCAGACGACATCCGGGGAGATGCGCGGCGCCGGCAGACCGGTCGATCGCAGTCTTTACCTCATTCCCACCGCCGAGGTTCCGGTGACCAATCTCGCCCGCGGTGTGATCCTCGAAGAGGATGACCTGCCGCGCAAGTATGTCTGTCACACGCCATGCTTCCGGAGCGAGGCGGGATCCTACGGCAAGGACACGCGCGGCCTGATCCGCCAGCACCAGTTCGAGAAGGTCGAGCTGGTGCAGCTGGTGCGGCCCGAAGATTCCTACGAGGCGCTGGAGCACCTGACCGCTCATGCGGAGACCGTGCTCAAGCGCCTGGGACTGCCGTTCCGCACCGTCGCGCTGTGTACCGGCGACATGGGATTCTCGGCGGCCAAGACCTACGACATCGAGGTCTGGCTGCCGGGGCAGCAGCGCTATCGCGAGATCTCTTCCTGCAGTAACTTCGAGGATTTCCAGGCGCGCCGCCTGCAGGCGCGCTGGCGGCGCCCGCAGGCCAGGAAGCCGGAATTGATACATACCCTGAACGGCTCCGGCCTCGCGGTGGGCCGGACGCTGGTCGCGATCATGGAGAATTTCCAGGATGGCGCGGGCAGGATCCACGTCCCGGCGGTGCTGCATCCGTATATGGGCGGCGTCACCGTGATCGGCTGA